ACCACGAACGAGGGCGGCACCATCGACGAGGAGAATCTCGCCAACTACGCCGCGGACCGGGTGCAGACCTTCGGCTGGGTGATGCTGGGCCTGACGGCGAACTGCGCCCAGTGCCACGACCACAAGTTCGACCCCATCTCGATGAAGGATTACTACAGCCTCGCTGCCTTTTTCCGGAACACGACTCAGGCGCCGAAGGACGGCAATGTCAAAGACAGTGGTCCCGTCCTCGTCGTGCCGTCGATGGAAGACCGCCCGCGCTGGGACGCTCTGCCCGGCGAGATTGCCGCCGCCTCGAAGCAGCGCAACGATCGTCGCGCCGCTGCGAAACCGGATTTCGACAAGTGGGTGTCCCAGGCGACGCCGGCGATCCTCGAGGCCACGATGCCGCGCGAGGGATTGGCCTTTCAACTGCCGCTGACGGAAGGCAAGGGCGCCGTCGTCGCTGCCACTCTGCCGGGAGCGGCGAAGTTCGCCGCGGCGTGGACGGACTACGCGGCGGCGCTGCGCACGCTTGCGGGCGGCGCCGATGCCGACCCGGCGCTCGGCGATCCGCGCTTCGTGTCGTCGGCGCGGCTGGCGCCCGCGCTCAACCGCCTGTCGTGGAATTCGACGACGCCGTTCCTT
The sequence above is a segment of the Candidatus Hydrogenedentota bacterium genome. Coding sequences within it:
- a CDS encoding DUF1549 domain-containing protein, translated to TTNEGGTIDEENLANYAADRVQTFGWVMLGLTANCAQCHDHKFDPISMKDYYSLAAFFRNTTQAPKDGNVKDSGPVLVVPSMEDRPRWDALPGEIAAASKQRNDRRAAAKPDFDKWVSQATPAILEATMPREGLAFQLPLTEGKGAVVAATLPGAAKFAAAWTDYAAALRTLAGGADADPALGDPRFVSSARLAPALNRLSWNSTTPFL